The nucleotide sequence AAAAATAAAAAATATAGAGCTTATATAAAATCACTATACACACCTTATAAAGTGATATTTAATACTAAACCCTATATTTTATAGCCAATATCAAAATTCTTTTCTAAATATACATTTTCTTCAAAGAAAGAATATTTCTTACTTCATCACTTAATCTATCATAATTAGAAAACAAAGCCTCTACCATATCTATTCCATGCATATTTATAACAAAATAATTCTTTGTAATTTCCCCCATTATTCCTTTATCTATTGGACTGTCTGTTATAATCAAGTAATTATTTATTTGATCTTTATAATTGGATATAATATCTAATATACCCTTACTTGATGTAACATCCTGATCTTTTAAAATACAAACTCTAATTATATTTTTAGTAAATTTCAATTTATCTTCACTTACAATAAGATATGAATTCTTATCATCATTATCAAAATTAGAGCTAACTTTATAATTCATGGCATTTAAAATTTCCTTTAAAACCATATCAAATTTACTTTTATCCATTTTATAAATTATAGCTTTGATGCATTCAAGTACATCATTATATAATTTTTTCTCTTTCTTTATTATCTCATTAACATTACCACTTGAAACAAGAAGTCTTCCTATCTCCGCCTCACATCCAAAAACCATGTTAATTGAACCACTTGATTTTAAAGACTTTTTAAGGTCACTAGACATATCATCTTCACTTATATGTTTTCCTAACCACTTTACTTTAAAGGTATTTGGGTATTTAGGATATTTAGACGGATTGTATTCATAATCTGATTCAACTATCCCTATATAGTACTTTCTACTTTGAGAGTTATATGAAAGTATCTTATCCCCTTTTGAAATTTCCTTAGAAAACTTCCATATATACCCTTCACATTGAATTCTCATCATTGGTGTTTCATCACTATATACTTCATCGCATCTAACTAGAAGCTTATCCTTTGTATCATATTGGGTAGGATCACCTATCTCTGGAAACCCAAATGTAACCACGCTATCTTCTACCCACTTGTTAATAAGATTTTCACTTCCATTAACATTATTAATCATCCACCAATTTGCCACTCAAATTCCTCCCTATTTTCACCATAACATATTATATTATTCAAACCTCATGAACTTTTTTAGCACTTTATTTTTTTCTATAACTGCTAATAGCGGAAGTCCAAAAACATAACAAGCTACTAGCTCTCCTACTCCTACACAAATCGCATTTACTAAAAAAGGAGCATGAGTTACTATCTTTAATTCCATTCCAACAATTACTGCATTAACTATTACAGGTGGCAGAGGTGCAATATATTTCTTAAATTGAACTTTACTCTTACCAATAAAGTATGTTAAGCATGCCGCTATAAAAGTAGCTAAAGTTCCAAATAACATATCCATCTTCATAATGCTAAATATATTTGCTACAAAACACCCCAAAGTAAGCCCTACAATATAATATCCCGAAAAAAACGGCAATATTGTTAATGCTTCTGCTACCCTTACTTGAATTTGCCCATAAGCAGAAAAATATAACGTCAACGTAAGAACAGCATAAACTGCTGCTATAAGCGCATTTGATATTAAAATTCTTAAAGTACTTCTTTTGTTCATGTAAATTTACCTCCATAGTTTTATTTATAGACAGGATGGTTTCGAACTGTCTTAAATTAAGAAAACTAATGTATATACTATATACTTATTCCTATATTAATTATCCGCATATATCCTATAATTGATTTTCGGAAATATATTATCCATTCCTTCTATTTTTTCAAGTTCACTGATTTCAAGAGTATTTTTAGTTATATCATCATAAAGTCTCATAAACCTATCAATGTGAGTATTTATTCTCCTTATAGCATAATCTACAGTTGTATTATTTTTTATAATAAAAGACCAATCAGAGGCCTCTGCTAACATAAGCTCTCTAGCTGCTTGATTTAATGCCCTTTTTTGAAGTTCAGAAGGGTTAATATAACTATTAGCAAGTCTTACCATTATTTCTTCACACTTATGAATGTCTTTATACACCCAATGATTTGAAGGATTTATCCAAACTGAATAATCTCCATTTTCTCCCCAACTTGAGGGACTTGGACTACTACATTGAACCATTGAATTATTTTTTAAATACTCTGTTGGAGTTATAAGCTCATAAGAAGTCCAATCTTCTGCACTTTTTCTTATAAAAGCATTTATAAAATCAGGACCTTCAAACCACCAATGTCCATACAGTTCAGTGTCATAGGGACATGTTATTATAGGGGGCTTATCCATATTAGCAGCTGCTGCATTTATTTGATCATGCCTGCAACTAGCAAAATGAGATGCGTGCTCCCACACTTTCTTCATAGCATTTTCCCTATTATATATGCCCTTTTCTCCAGAATTTCCAGTTATTTTATAATACTTAAATCCTGTATCAATTCTTATACCATTTTCATTAATATATGGCTTAATATATTCCATTGGAAGTTCAAATCCTATATCCCTATAAAATTCCCTATAATTGAAATCACCTGGATATCCCATAAAATCGCTCCATACTTGATATGAGGAGTCCATATCCCTACCAAAGGCACATACTCCACTTGGCGCTGCTATAGGTGTATTGGTTCCATACATAGGTTTAGGCGATGCATAATCAATAGCCTTTCCTTCTGAAATAAAATACTTTATTCCAAATTCACTAAGTATATTATCAATGCCATAAGTATACGCACATTCTGGAAGCCATATCCCATTTGGTTCATGACCCATTGTATTTATATAGGATTGAACCCCTGTTGCTATCTGTGCTTTAACTGCCTGTCTGTTAATTAAAATAAGGGGCAACAGCGCATGAGTTGCAGCACAGGTTATTATTTCAACACATCCTAATCTATCGTATTTTCTAAAAGCATTTATTAAGTTGTTATCATATTTTTCGTATATTTTAAGTGTATTTTCAGCTCTTTTATTATAAAAAAGTGCTACCTTATTTTCTTCTCTGTTATTTTTTGTTCTTAGTATTTCTTTTTCCGAAAGTTCTATGGTTTTTTTTAAGTAATTTAAATATCTAGAATTTAAATATTCATCTTGAAGCATAGACATAAGAGGCGGTGTTATGGACATAGTCATCCTAAACTTTATATTGTCCTTTAAAAGATTATCATAAACCTCAATCAAAGGAATATAGCACTCACTCATAGCTTCAAACAACCATCTTTCTTCAAGTGAATCTCTTGTCTCTGGATGTCTTACAAATGGCATATGACTATGCAAAACAAAGTTAACATATCCTTTTTTCAAAATTATCCCCCTTGCTATAATTTCTTTACTTTAGATGAACCAGGTGACATTTTGCGATATTTTGTTTCATTTTCTTCCATTTGTTTTTGAAAATATTCGTTATAATATCTATACGAATATATTTTTATATCTGGATAGTTTCTAATTTTTTTTTCCTTCCATAAAGACATATGGCTTTGTCTCTTTATGGATATCTTGCTTATTGTTTTTCTCATCTAATTCGTTTACTTCACTATCTTCCTGTTTCTTAAAATTTTTAGAAACATCAACGTAATACACTGCTGAATCTTCTGATATATGAGCTCTTGGCGTTGTAACTGTATTTGAGACAGCCAAAGCTACAAATGTACCATCAGGAAGCATCCTTCCAAGCTTCACAAAAACATCCATATCATCTTTGTCTAATTTTATATACCAATTATCAGCCATAGAATCTATGTATATAGTTCTAATTTCACTTGCATTTCCATCTAAAACTTCATATATCTTTAAAACAGGTTTTGAATTTTTCCACAAATCTTCTCCATATCTGTACTCAAATTCTTTAATTGTTATAGGTGAAATATTAAAATAGCAAAAAATATTATAGGCATTTTGAACTAATAATACTAATTTCGTCTCATAACTTCCAAGCATTTAATCACCTCTTGTCACTATATAAATTCAAACTAATATTTTAATTGTGTAAAAATTTCAACATCTGTTCAACCTTTTATCCTCATTTGTTAAATTAATTATAACTTAAAACACTAAACATGTCACGTACAAATTGCCCCCTCTCCTCTGGCTTTTATTTAATGTAAGCGCTGTATGATACGCTTGTACATTATATTTTATTATAGATAACTTCAAACCCTTATTATCAGTATTTTATACTTTGTACAAATTTAGTATATTACTACAATTTAAAAAATATAAATGAATATAAAGTTTTTACAAAATTATTTTAATAGTAAGGAGGTGTAGATTAATTTGAAGATATCAAAATTCCAAAAAATTATCTTTGTTCTAATTCTTATCTTGATCATAGAAATAATACTTGTGATTCAATTTTATAAAATGAGCCCTACTAATTCTAAACTTTCTGGATACAATTCTAAGAAAAAAATACTTATAGTTGTAGATGTAGTTAGTAACAGGATGTGTGTATTTCAAGATGATAAATTACTTAAAACCTACACTATAGCAGGTGGAAAACCTAGTACTCCATCTCCTATTGGAACATGGACAATTGTTGGTAAAGACACCTGGGGAGAAGGCTTTGGAGGAAGATGGATGGGATTTAACGTACCTTGGGGTAAATATGGAATACATGGAACAATATTCCCAGACTCTATAGGTGGGAACACCTCACATGGATGTATACGAATGAGAAATGATGACGTAAGAGAGCTTTATAAAATAACCCCTGTAGGAACCAAAGTAATAGTTCAGGGAGGTCCTTACGGTAATTTTGGTTCATATCTGAGAAGTATAAAACCAGGAGATCGTGGATCTGATGTATACGAAGTCCAAAAAATTCTAAGGGAAAAAGGCTACTATAGCGGCACTCCTGATGGAATTTATGGAGAAGGCATGAAATACTGCATACATAAGTTTCAAAAGGACAATAATTTATATATTTCTGACATTATAACAAGAAAGTTCTATGAAAAGTTAGGTGTAGATTTAACAGAGTAATTTTCAGCTCATATTGACAACTTAACCTACTTTTTCTATAATCAGATTAAACGTAGCAGAGTAGATATTGTGCGTCAAGTGTTAGAGGATGGGAAGTTGTCTCTAAACGAAAAGCTTAGTCTTGCGGTTCAATATCGCTTCCGCTGTTACATTAAAGGGATTTTGGAAATAACTTTACCACTTCCTCTCTTTAATGTGGCAATCATTAAGGAGGAGAGGAGGTTTTTTGTTTTTTGAATAAGTAAGCTGCGTAATCTTAAGATAGGAGTAACAAACAATGAATAAAACAAATACAAAATTCCTTGTAACCACAGCATTATTTATAGCTATTTCTATTATAATAAAAGCCTTTGGTATTTCTATAACTGGAGGAGGTATAGTAATAATGAAGATAAACTTTAGCGCTATTTTTTACCTACTTCCAGGCTTATTATTTGGTCCACTATATGGTGCCATTGCAGGTGGTGCAACAGATTTACTTGGTTTCTTGATAAATCCCACTGGTTCTTATATTCCAATTTTTACACTAACCAATATTTTAGCTGGATTTCTGCCTGCTTTACTCTGGAAGAAAGTTAAGCTATTTTCCACAAATATATTAAAAAAAGTCTACATTGCAGTCTTTGTTTTAATTTTCATTATAGGTATGATAAACTCCATTATAAATTTCATATCAAAACCATCAATTTCAAAAACTTTTTTAAACTTAGGTAAAAATTCAAGTTATGCAGGGCTTGTTTTTGTCATAACAAGCATAATAGGCATAACTGTATTTATCATAAATGAAATTATCGAGAAGAAATTCAAGAAATTTTACTTCACTTACTTATCCTGTGACTTTTTCAAAATATTTATCTCCGTTGGACTTTCAGGACTTTTAGTATCAACCTTAAATACGATTTTTATGCTTATCTTTACACCAGCCCTTTACGAAAAAGGTTTTATGATTTTATGGTTCCCTAGAATAGTACAAACTATTATAATGACAATGATAAATTCATATGCATTATCAATTTTAATGTATTTATACAATTTCATTGATAAAAAATCCTTAAGCAGGGCATAAAAATTCCTTGAGCTTAATGAATAAGTTTATTAAACTATTTCATTAAGCTCTTTTAATTATTTACTTATTGTATTATTGTCTTCTCTAAACCCTCTACCGTTAATAACTAATTATATACTTTTTGTAAAAAAAATCAATAATCTGTATGCTCTTAATCAGCATAATTCCTTTACTAGCAGTTTCTGTTTTTTCTGATTTATACTTTCAAAAAACTTTAACAAATGAAATAGCAGAAAAAAACCTTAATTTAGTTTCTGAAACTAAATATAGAGTTGAATCTTTCATAAATCAGCCTATTTCTCTTATAAAAACATTATCAACTTACCCATCAATTACTGCCTTTAATACAACCGAGTCGAAGCCAATATTAGTTCAAGCTCAAAACAATGAAAAATCTAGTTCTGGCGTTCAGATTGTCTTAGATGATTATAATGGAAATCAAATTGTACGCGGTGATGATAATAGCCTTGTAAATATATCAAAACGTGACTATTTTAAAAATGCTATAAAAGGTGTTTCTGAAAGCAAACAAATAGTCTTAGGTAAAAATACTAATATATTAACTTTAAATGTTGGAATTCCCGTAAAAGATTCTTCTGGTTCTATAAAGGGAATCCTACAAGGTGGAATACCATTAAAAAAAATAAGCGATTACGTTAAGAATTTATCCATAAATGGAATGACTGTTTATATAGTTGACAAAAATGGCCTAATAGTTGCTCACCCAAATAATGATTTAGTAGTATCTAGAAAAAATTTAAGTAATATAAGTTATATAAGAAGTGCACTTTCTAGTAAAAAAGATGGTACATACACCTATAAGGATGCTAATAAGGGCAAGATACTAGTAAGCTCTACTTATGATACACATACAGGTTGGCTTATTT is from Clostridium acetobutylicum ATCC 824 and encodes:
- a CDS encoding DUF4912 domain-containing protein → MLGSYETKLVLLVQNAYNIFCYFNISPITIKEFEYRYGEDLWKNSKPVLKIYEVLDGNASEIRTIYIDSMADNWYIKLDKDDMDVFVKLGRMLPDGTFVALAVSNTVTTPRAHISEDSAVYYVDVSKNFKKQEDSEVNELDEKNNKQDIHKETKPYVFMEGKKN
- a CDS encoding QueT transporter family protein, with the protein product MNKRSTLRILISNALIAAVYAVLTLTLYFSAYGQIQVRVAEALTILPFFSGYYIVGLTLGCFVANIFSIMKMDMLFGTLATFIAACLTYFIGKSKVQFKKYIAPLPPVIVNAVIVGMELKIVTHAPFLVNAICVGVGELVACYVFGLPLLAVIEKNKVLKKFMRFE
- a CDS encoding glycoside hydrolase family 57 protein: MKKGYVNFVLHSHMPFVRHPETRDSLEERWLFEAMSECYIPLIEVYDNLLKDNIKFRMTMSITPPLMSMLQDEYLNSRYLNYLKKTIELSEKEILRTKNNREENKVALFYNKRAENTLKIYEKYDNNLINAFRKYDRLGCVEIITCAATHALLPLILINRQAVKAQIATGVQSYINTMGHEPNGIWLPECAYTYGIDNILSEFGIKYFISEGKAIDYASPKPMYGTNTPIAAPSGVCAFGRDMDSSYQVWSDFMGYPGDFNYREFYRDIGFELPMEYIKPYINENGIRIDTGFKYYKITGNSGEKGIYNRENAMKKVWEHASHFASCRHDQINAAAANMDKPPIITCPYDTELYGHWWFEGPDFINAFIRKSAEDWTSYELITPTEYLKNNSMVQCSSPSPSSWGENGDYSVWINPSNHWVYKDIHKCEEIMVRLANSYINPSELQKRALNQAARELMLAEASDWSFIIKNNTTVDYAIRRINTHIDRFMRLYDDITKNTLEISELEKIEGMDNIFPKINYRIYADN
- a CDS encoding folate family ECF transporter S component; translated protein: MNKTNTKFLVTTALFIAISIIIKAFGISITGGGIVIMKINFSAIFYLLPGLLFGPLYGAIAGGATDLLGFLINPTGSYIPIFTLTNILAGFLPALLWKKVKLFSTNILKKVYIAVFVLIFIIGMINSIINFISKPSISKTFLNLGKNSSYAGLVFVITSIIGITVFIINEIIEKKFKKFYFTYLSCDFFKIFISVGLSGLLVSTLNTIFMLIFTPALYEKGFMILWFPRIVQTIIMTMINSYALSILMYLYNFIDKKSLSRA
- a CDS encoding restriction endonuclease codes for the protein MANWWMINNVNGSENLINKWVEDSVVTFGFPEIGDPTQYDTKDKLLVRCDEVYSDETPMMRIQCEGYIWKFSKEISKGDKILSYNSQSRKYYIGIVESDYEYNPSKYPKYPNTFKVKWLGKHISEDDMSSDLKKSLKSSGSINMVFGCEAEIGRLLVSSGNVNEIIKKEKKLYNDVLECIKAIIYKMDKSKFDMVLKEILNAMNYKVSSNFDNDDKNSYLIVSEDKLKFTKNIIRVCILKDQDVTSSKGILDIISNYKDQINNYLIITDSPIDKGIMGEITKNYFVINMHGIDMVEALFSNYDRLSDEVRNILSLKKMYI
- a CDS encoding cache domain-containing protein; the encoded protein is MLLISIIPLLAVSVFSDLYFQKTLTNEIAEKNLNLVSETKYRVESFINQPISLIKTLSTYPSITAFNTTESKPILVQAQNNEKSSSGVQIVLDDYNGNQIVRGDDNSLVNISKRDYFKNAIKGVSESKQIVLGKNTNILTLNVGIPVKDSSGSIKGILQGGIPLKKISDYVKNLSINGMTVYIVDKNGLIVAHPNNDLVVSRKNLSNISYIRSALSSKKDGTYTYKDANKGKILVSSTYDTHTGWLICTEIPYSIAMKSYNNFKYLHDNILYPRMRCHFHNWTCDFRQVN
- a CDS encoding L,D-transpeptidase family protein, with amino-acid sequence MSKFQKIIFVLILILIIEIILVIQFYKMSPTNSKLSGYNSKKKILIVVDVVSNRMCVFQDDKLLKTYTIAGGKPSTPSPIGTWTIVGKDTWGEGFGGRWMGFNVPWGKYGIHGTIFPDSIGGNTSHGCIRMRNDDVRELYKITPVGTKVIVQGGPYGNFGSYLRSIKPGDRGSDVYEVQKILREKGYYSGTPDGIYGEGMKYCIHKFQKDNNLYISDIITRKFYEKLGVDLTE